GGCTTCGTCCGCGCGCATGACGAGATCCTCCAGTACAGTTTTGACTATTTTATGGGCGGACATTTGACGCGGTCTGGTACTAAGGCCGACGTAGTGGCGCAGCGCGAGTATATCAACGACCTCAAAACTAATTGCAATGATGCTCTCACCCCTCAGCAAACTGCCGTCCAATGCAACGAACCCGATATCGCAGCAGTACTTAGTAAGCGAGGCACTCCAGGCGAACCCAGGGAATATTCTGGGCCGGTTTTAAAATGTATCTTGACAGCGTGGCGAGTTATTGTAATGATGTAACAAATGAGAAGTGGCTGGGTCGACTGTCTGGTGTAGATGTATATGAACTAGAGAACTCATATGCAATGGTTGCTGCATTGAGCGAAACCAACCTTGGCCGTTCCTTTATAATCGCATCACACCAACCGACTTTGGTTACCCAATTAAGAGGACATTCGTCGGACGGATCGATATCATATGGATAGTATTAGGCGCTCATTTGCAAAATTTCCCATTTTGGAATGTGTAAGCGGATATGGGGTCTGTGCAAGTTCATCGACATTAGTCAGAATATTAGATTCAAGTTCGTAACCAGTAACCTCCTATTATATGagatatatacatgtacttctTTTTAGCCCAGTTCCATAGCAATAAAGCTTCATTTAGAACTTTTCTACGTAAGGACGCAAATCTAGCTCCAAAGTCCACGAAGATCTGTGTTGCGTATGTAAATGCCAGAGACTGCTGGCAATCTACACATGGTTTAATGTTAGGCCAAACTGTGCTTCAGTATATCCATCTATTGTAAAGAAGTAGCAATCTTACCGCATCAGGTTTCAGCTTCCCGTCTTCTACCCCGCCGTTGATGACGATATGCTTAGCCCAAGGCACGTCAATACCACCATCGATGACTGCCAATGCAACGTGGACTCCCTGGGGGCCGAATTCTCGAGCAAGGGACTGAGTCACAGCTCGCTGAGCGAACTTGCCGGCTGCGACTGTGCTGAAAAAGGCCGATCCCCGGAGCGAAGCGGTCGCACCAGTTACGAGGAGTGAAGGAGGGTTAGGAGATGACTGGACGGAAGTAAGAAGCAGCGGAATGGCCCTTTGAGCGAAATTAAAAAGCCCACCTCTGTTATATCCCAAGTTAATGAAATATCTCAGGTAAGGGGGTCGTTGTCTTTCAGATTCTGCTAACTTGGTCGATGTAGTGATCGAAAAATGACTTACGCTTCGGCCGCTATGTTTGCTTGAAGATCTTCGACTTTGAATTCGAGAAAAGGCTTACGAGCAAATGGGCCTCTCGCATTATACGCCGCCAAAGCAAGGTTCGCACCATGCATATCTCTTTCTATACGCCCAAAAGCAGCATCCATAGAATTAGGATCGGAGGCATCGGCAGTGATGCCCATGGCGTGGCCGCCATTAGCTTTAATGTCAGTCACAATGGACTCGTAACTCGAAGAGTTGCGGCTGATGAGAACTATAGGGTAGAATTTGGCGAACTGAAACGCCAGGGCAGAACCGATTCCTGGGCCAATGCCCACAATAATGGCGTAAAATCGTTTGTCCATGATAATATACTTAAGGAGAGGATGGCATTGGAAGATGTTTCTGGTCGAATGGCGTCCAGGATATTGGTTTTGACCCAGAATTCAAAAGGTGCCATGTGCCATATAAGTACTTGTTGAAGGTTTGCCTGTGGTGGTAAGTGAGTTTGGGGATTGGTAATCATTATAAATAGCTCGCCAACACTAAAACTATTGATATAAAAATATGCAATGTCTTGATTGACAAAAGCATCACGTAAGCCCTCCTCTGTCAGGTACGAGCCTTTAATAAATTCAACGTCCGGAAAGGAGGATTTCAGGGCCATGGCCTGGGTTGAATTCTTGTTTCTGGTGAGAACAGAGACCCAATATCTCCTAGTTTGAACTAAGATTAACACAATCAGCACACAGATTTCGCTTATTAGACGGTGAAATTATGCCTTGAACGATTGATCATCCCTGGGCCCCTGTTCCGTCAAAAACCAAAACTCTTGCATTCTCAAAGGACACCTGGCTGGCCATTGCAGATGTCTAATACTGATTTTTGTAGCGAATCCGCTGTTATATAGAGTGCCATTTATATCCTATAGCAAAAGCCGACAACTTTATGTCAAGAGACGTATTACGGATTAATGATCAAGTGTCAGTACCTTGGTAGCGATTGAAAGTAACATAAGGGCCAACATGCAATCCCAGTGAATAGATTAGAAATAACAAAATATAGAATGAATCCTGTACGCAATATGGGATGACGAATCATTACTAACTAGTATTTGCTTTTAGTATTCAGAGGGTCTTTTGGGAAATATCAAAATCTAGCCTGGGGGAGATACGTTAGCTTGACTTGTACAGTATGAAGCAAGTTTATGCTATGGGTTATAATGTTGCATTTCAGAACGGCAGTAACTACTGTGTAAAAGTAGTGATGAACTTTTGTTAGGTTCCTAAACCAGTAGTTGCTAAactagagagagagagagatgtaAGAAATTATCAATCCATCCCAAGTTATAGCATGGTGCATCGGAACCGTATtgttttattatatattgCTATCTATTATGTATTATTTGTTGTGGAAATTGTACTACCTCATAACCATGCTTCAAGCAAGGAAAGCTACCAAAACAGCCCTGGAAAATAATTTATCCAAGTTTCCGCATCACTTACCTCTAGTCTACGACGTCTATTTAAGCGTTGTAAAAATCTTATTAGTGTTCTATTTACCAACCCCTTTGCATTAAAATGTCACCAACTTCGCCGTTCAAGGCTTTTTTCGAGGCGCACACGCCTGACTACCGTCCATATGAGGAATTCTACAAAACTCTTCATGCTAACCCCGAGGTATCCTGGAGAGAAGTAGAGACGGCAGAAGCGATAGCGAACAGATTAAGCCAGatttctcctcatcttcagatTACTAGGGGCATTGAGGGAACTGGTCTGATTGCTGTTATGCGCAACGGGTTAGGCCGAACGGTTCTACTTCGCGCCGATATGGATGCTCTCCCTGTGGAAGAGCTGACAGGACTGGAATATGCGTCTAAAAAGCGTGTAGAGGACGCTGATGGTTCAATGCAACCGGTGATGCACGCTTGTGGCCATGATATGCACGTCACTGCGCTCCTGGCGGCTACTGAGACTCTCATTCTTGGACGGACGCAGTGGTCAGGGACTCTGGTATGCCTCTTTCAACCAGCAGAGGAGTCTGGAAACGGAGCTAGGCGCATGATCGAGGATGGCCTCTATGATAAACACGGCTGCCCGATTCCTGATATCCTGTTGGGACAGCACGTCTCGCCTCGAAAATCTGGACACACAGACACTCGCCCTGGGCCGCTTATGGCAggcgttgatgagatgaagattaTCGTGTATGGGCGCGGTGGCCATGCTAGCATGCCGCACATGTCAGTCGATCCGATCGTGCTTGCTAGCCACATTGTGGTGCGGCTGCAGACCATTGTCAGTCGAGAGGTTACTCCAGGCAGTTTGGCTGTGGTGACCGTTGCATCATTGCACAGCGGGAAGGCTATCAATGTCATCAGTGATCATGCGACCATTGAGTTGAGCATCCGCAGTGTTGATTCCGAGGCTCGTGACTCCATAATTGGTGCCATCAAACGCATTGTCGAGGCTGAGTGTAATGCTTCAGATAGTCCGCGTGACCCGGTATTCGAGGTCGTCTCATCAATCCCGGCAATGTATAACGACCCAAATACTACACATACAATCAATCGCAGCTTTTCTGCGCATTTTGGTCATCAGAATCGCAATCCGGCTTGCGAGATCGTTCCGGCCTCTGAAGACTTCAGTCACTTAGCAACAGCTGTTGGCAAGCCGTATTGTTTTTGGTTCTTTGGAGGTCACGATACTTCCGACTGGGAAGAAAGAGCCAAAGCAAACCGTCTCGATGCGGCGCCTTCTCTCCACAGCGCCTTGTTTGCCCCGGCAATACAGCCAACCTTATCCATTGGAGCTGAAGCTCTTGTAGTGGCGGCCATGACCATGTTTTCCGATTACGCAAATGGATCCGATGGCCAGGGAGTTGCTGTACCTCGAGCATAGCTTTGATTCTCGAACTACTTTCCCTATTTTCACTTCATATATAGACCATTGTTCATTAGTCTGTGATTGGAGGTGTATCCATTTCTTTGCAATGTCCTATTATCGCGAAGCTTTATATACGTCTTTCTCATAGCTATGTCTGAGTGTCCAAGAGTCGACTTCTACAGAATCATGGATGGAGGCTTCGTCATCGACTAAGCTTTTTAGACTACATAAATTTCTATATTGTAAATATATAGTTTTAATTTGATATAGGTTTTAACATAACTTAAAAGACTAAGGTTAGTGTGCTTATAATAGGACTGTGTTCTATGTCATAACCCATCATCCGGTCACGCACCCATTTATTTTTATCGTTACATGATATACGGCGTACTAGGCAACTGTCTTAAAATCCTTATTGGGCATTCCATGCAATTGCCACAGAAACAGCGTGACTGCTTGCGAAGACAGtgccttgatcttgtccgCTTGGGGTTGCAGCTGCATAAAACTTGGCCGATCCCTGGTAAGTCAAGTGGGTGCCATCGTAGCCAAAGCTGCTGGCAGTAGAGacagagctgctgcagcttaAGGAAGAGTCGCTCAGGATAGCGCACTTTCCCTTGCTTGAGCTGAGTGTAAAGGTAGAACCGTTCGGAGTGGCAGTGTATGTGGCAGGAGTACCGCCAGCGCGATACCAGGCTCCGCTGCTAACGAGGAAGCCATCGCTCGTTGTGCTGGAGGTATCGATATATAGGAATCCTTTACCTGACAGAACTCCTCCCGGTGGAGGAGTGGATCCTCCGCCGCCAGAGCTTTTAGTGCTTGACGCTGCCTTGGAAGTTGTCTTAAGAGTCGTTGTAGGCGCAGGGCTACCGGACTTTGGCAGATATTTGATGCCCGTCTTGGGACAAGTAGAGCCAGAGCCAACGGGGTCAACAGGAGTGAATGTGCCGGTTTGAACAGATCCACGGACGTTAAACTGATACCACAGCTCATTGAGCTCGCCATTATCGCAGTTAATGACGACGTTGTGACCGTGGTGTGCAGTGAGAGCAGCCTGGATAGCAGCCAAAGTGTACGTGGCGGTTTTTGAAGGAACAATACCGGCTGCAGCAAGCCAGTCATACGAAGGAAGGCTTTGGAACAGGCTCACGGTTCGCGTAAAAAAGTCCCCAACTTCCTGGGTTGGCTGATAGTTGGTGTAGCAATCCGGATCAAGCGTGCTGATGCATGTAGCGTGCTTGCCAAATTCGTGCTCCCAAAAGCTCTCATCGTTGCCACTGATATCTTTCCAATATGTTTGCATAAATGAAAGTGTAGAAGGAGCTGATTTTGCTAGAATTGCTGAGATGTTGGTATACGCTCTTGATGAGTCGCAGTTCTGCTGAAAGGTTCCATCGCAGTTATCAGGCCTAATTGGACTGTTAGTGAAACAGCCAACGGGCGCATCAATCGTGCAAAAATAACTTGGAAGCGTCTTACCATAGGCCGTGGACAGTCCATGAGTTAGAAGGGCCCGTGGATGGGTTTGTGTCCCAAAATTGCGTCTGCAAAAGCTGGCCACCTGGATAGTTGAAGCAGCAAGTGTTGCTGACCGCGGTGGTATTCTGGCAACTCAGCGGCAGATTAGATGCGCATGTTACTGAGGCTGCCGACGCAGATCCGGCGGCCCACGCGGCTCCAAAGACGAGATGTCGCAACGCCATTTTGACTCAGAATATATATGAAAATGAGTTTGACAAGAAGCAGTTTTGCTCAGCCTGAGATATTTCTCAACATCAGCAGTATTACCCCTCTTATATATCGTAGAGCTGAAACACTTTCTGAGACTGCACTGACTAGTATTCAATGCTGATTGCTGCATTGCGACACCGACGACCTGCCAAAAGTTCAGCGGCCGTTCTCCATACGTTGGCGTTTCGAGCTTCCGCATCCAGGCTAGCCAGAGCGATCATAATGAAAATTTAGCTGGTCTGTTTTCCTATCTTTTGGTTCAGGTCTTTGATTCGACACTAATCTAAGCATATCATTCAATGCCCGTGGCTCATTGGCTGGACGTGGCTGCAGCCGATTTAAAAAGTACCGATAATGTCCGGAGCAGGCGCCTAAAAGAGCATCTCGAAGAGTAGTTGTATTGGAAAGCTAGAGCGTTATAGTAAAGTGTGTAACATCTCAAGTGAAGTAGAAACGAGTGATTTTGTCCGCGGCTATCGAGAGGAATTCTTGTAAATGTTATGAGACGCAATGAGTTTGTAAATTTTAATCAGCTGTATTCCCATCTTCAAAGTGCGCCAAGTTGTTAGTCGTAATTATAAGCTTGATCTACGGACACATGCACGATACATACTATTTTAGATCAAAGCGATTTGCATAGGATGCAAATACCGATTTAATTATTAACCCATGCACCCCGAAGTATTATACGACTGTTCGTTGCTATAGTAGCGTGAGCGACATCGCATTCTTGTCTCTGAGAAATTATATCTCTACTGTTGATGAACTATTGAGGTTCTAGACCCCAGTCCTAGTATTCAAGGAATTTGAGAAAAGACCTTAGCTCCGCGTTTAACAGAGTAGGTCTGTCTTTGAAAGACCAGTGCCCGGCGCCTGGAGCCACTACTAGTCTAATTCCATACAAGCCTCGAGACCAGTGAGCATAGCCGGACTTAGATATGGATCGAGCTCTCCCCAGATAATGGCGCTGGGAACAGTTTGAGTCAAGCCCTCAATACCGAGATTCTGTCCATATGGAGGCGCAGGAAAGTTTTCATTGTAAAAGTCAAGCATTCCATAGAGAGGTGATTTGTGCACGTAGTCTGCAATCTGATCGCGGTATGTTTCGTTCAAGATGTGCTGCATTATGGTGGAAATATTTTTTCGGCTGGCCTGGATGGTACGCATAGTATGGTATTGTGTATTCCGATAGCCGTTACTGGTAGCTGTTAGACTCAATCAAGGGGGGGAAAATTGGGATAATTGGTGTGTTAACCATAACGAGGCCCTTCAACATGTCCGAATACGCCGAAGTAAACTTTTGCTTGACAACGCCTCTAACATCGTGTCCTACGATGACAACCGAGCCTTTGCCAACCCTTTTAATCATCGCGAACATGTCCGAAACAtaggcggcagcagcatagTCTTCCTTGTCTGGTGGGACATCGCTGGGTGGATATCCGCGCAGTGTGGGAGTCACAACGGTGTATTTCTTTGCGAATTCTCGAATCCTTGGAGGTGAAAAGTGTTCCAAGTCGTCTCTCTGTCTGGGAAATCGTGTTGTAAAACGATGAGAGATCCAGAGCTGTATGATCAGAAATGGATCCTCAAGCCATCGTTGTCAACGAAGCTTTCATGGCCGTGTATGTGCTCGTTTGCAACTGAAGCAGTATTAGAAGGCTAATCTACCGAATGCAGCTAGGTTTTGCACAAATGTATAATTGCGATGATGTAGCGCGGTTGATATAAATATAGGTAATGTAACTGGCTCTGCTAGATTGATTGGTAAACACTGCGTGGATTGCATTCTCTTTTGACTTGTTTCAATCCGTACGGAGTATAAAGCTATGGAGTTGGAGGAGAATACCCGTGGGAAAATTGAAGCTAATTAGCGGATCTGGCTTGCCATTAGACCGACCAGTGGAGATCCAAAGTCCCGGAGATTCAACAGGATATCAGACAGGGGtgaaccaacaacacaaaACGGTTCCTGCGTGCCGTCTTTCCCGCGAAACCGTGCTTTTCACACAGAATATTGGTGGACCAAAGATCCCAGAAGGGCCTTTTGTACTACTTTGTCTCCATAGTTGAAATTGACTGCTGCATGTGATGGCATGCGTCCGCTGCTGACTCGAACGACACGGCCATCTGGACATCACCACCCGCACCGCCATGGgtgttgctttcttcttccttatTTCCTTCCCCATGGTCTCCCGCCTCAAACTGAgcattctcttcttttccctcttttcttacCCTTGGGCAATCAGCTAATAATCAGTGCGGGCTACCCGCCATTTCGTTCATTCTATGCCCTTCAACTTCAAGCgttctcatcttccatcatgGGCGCTTCCAGCCATGTTCGCTTCGCCTTCGCCGCGCTATTGGCCAGCTTGATGACTGCAATGGGTGCCAAAAGCACTTATCCCACCCTTCCTGCCACTCTTGAAGTGGACTTGCTATTCCCTCGCAATGAGACTTACGCTCCGAGCTGGCTGATGCCTGTGGTCTTTGCAGTTCAGAACTCATCTCTGGCTGTCCCGCTGGACGTGCAAATCCAGTGGACCATGTGGGAGGGCAACAACACGAGGTCGCCCGGATCTATCGGCCTTGGTGGTTATGATGTGGCCGGCGATGTGGCCGGGGCGAGATCCACGCCCAAGAACCCGTATCTGATCAGCGATGCTGTCAACACCATTTCTTACCCAGACGGCGTCTGGACTCTCGCCTGGTACGTGCAGTACAACAGTTGCGAGTACAACGATCCGGAGGGGCCATGGACAACGTATAGCGAAAACTTCACCACCGTCTTCACCGTCAGCAAGTCTGGAAAGGCAATCGATCTTGAGGCG
This genomic interval from Trichoderma breve strain T069 chromosome 7 map unlocalized scaffold00008, whole genome shotgun sequence contains the following:
- a CDS encoding peptidase family m20/M25/M40 domain-containing protein, which gives rise to MSPTSPFKAFFEAHTPDYRPYEEFYKTLHANPEVSWREVETAEAIANRLSQISPHLQITRGIEGTGLIAVMRNGLGRTVLLRADMDALPVEELTGLEYASKKRVEDADGSMQPVMHACGHDMHVTALLAATETLILGRTQWSGTLVCLFQPAEESGNGARRMIEDGLYDKHGCPIPDILLGQHVSPRKSGHTDTRPGPLMAGVDEMKIIVYGRGGHASMPHMSVDPIVLASHIVVRLQTIVSREVTPGSLAVVTVASLHSGKAINVISDHATIELSIRSVDSEARDSIIGAIKRIVEAECNASDSPRDPVFEVVSSIPAMYNDPNTTHTINRSFSAHFGHQNRNPACEIVPASEDFSHLATAVGKPYCFWFFGGHDTSDWEERAKANRLDAAPSLHSALFAPAIQPTLSIGAEALVVAAMTMFSDYANGSDGQGVAVPRA
- a CDS encoding short chain dehydrogenase domain-containing protein yields the protein MDKRFYAIIVGIGPGIGSALAFQFAKFYPIVLISRNSSSYESIVTDIKANGGHAMGITADASDPNSMDAAFGRIERDMHGANLALAAYNARGPFARKPFLEFKVEDLQANIAAEAGGLFNFAQRAIPLLLTSVQSSPNPPSLLVTGATASLRGSAFFSTVAAGKFAQRAVTQSLAREFGPQGVHVALAVIDGGIDVPWAKHIVINGGVEDGKLKPDAIASSLWHLHTQHRSSWTLELDLRPYVEKF
- a CDS encoding ribonuclease t2 family domain-containing protein, which translates into the protein MALRHLVFGAAWAAGSASAASVTCASNLPLSCQNTTAVSNTCCFNYPGGQLLQTQFWDTNPSTGPSNSWTVHGLWPDNCDGTFQQNCDSSRAYTNISAILAKSAPSTLSFMQTYWKDISGNDESFWEHEFGKHATCISTLDPDCYTNYQPTQEVGDFFTRTVSLFQSLPSYDWLAAAGIVPSKTATYTLAAIQAALTAHHGHNVVINCDNGELNELWYQFNVRGSVQTGTFTPVDPVGSGSTCPKTGIKYLPKSASSTKSSGGGGSTPPPGGVLSGAWYRAGGTPATYTATPNGSTFTLSSSKGKCAILSDSSLSCSSSVSTASSFGYDGTHLTYQGSAKFYAAATPSGQDQGTVFASSHAVSVAIAWNAQ